One Zeugodacus cucurbitae isolate PBARC_wt_2022May chromosome 3, idZeuCucr1.2, whole genome shotgun sequence genomic region harbors:
- the LOC105214161 gene encoding uncharacterized protein LOC105214161, whose amino-acid sequence MANQNGQLILQALQTLEEPATVMRIVTHIADTAGVHPNDVKESVQETLNGGVRYGYIQRSNRKYYAAPVDLETITGEECSDPEAETNKDDNKDNGEMEDRGGRRRRRRASRSRSRSRRGSRRRRRR is encoded by the exons TATTGCAGGCTTTGCAAACTCTGGAAGAACCCGCAACGGTCATGAGAATTGTGACACATATCGCCGACACAGCTGGC GTTCATCCCAATGATGTGAAAGAATCAGTGCAAGAGACATTGAATGGCGGCGTACGTTACGGCTATATACAGCGCTCCAATCGCAAATACTATGCGGCGCCTGTTGACTTGGAAACCATAACGGGTGAGGAGTGTAGTGATCCGGAAGCTGAAACCAATAAGGATGATAACAAGGATAATGGCGAAATGGAGGATCGTGGCGGTAGGCGGCGTAGAAGACGTGCAAGTCGTAGTCGCAGTCGGAGCCGACGTGGCTCACGACGTCGACGTCGACGTTAA